Proteins from one Microbacterium faecale genomic window:
- a CDS encoding aminotransferase class IV family protein, producing MEQLDGTPATAADLRALAFAGLGHFTTMRVESGCVRGLGLHLARLVHDSRALFDAELDLDAVRARIRLAIADEPAIVLVRVTVFDPALTLERPGADAAPRILVSPRPASTGAVAPLRLRSTRFGRETPEIKHTGLFGSLYQRRLAQRAGFDDAVFIDDAGQLSEGPTWNIGFIRGDAVVWADGDALPGITRALVGGTSEPVSLAHLPQLDAAFATSSGVGIRPIASIDGHTWETDHPVFDQLRAAYAAVPLERL from the coding sequence ATGGAGCAGCTCGACGGCACACCCGCCACCGCCGCGGATCTGCGCGCGCTCGCATTCGCCGGCCTCGGCCACTTCACGACGATGCGCGTGGAGTCAGGCTGTGTCCGCGGCCTCGGCCTGCACCTCGCCCGGCTCGTCCACGACAGCCGCGCGCTGTTCGACGCCGAACTCGATCTCGACGCCGTACGTGCGCGGATCCGCCTCGCGATCGCTGATGAGCCCGCGATCGTGCTCGTGCGGGTGACGGTCTTCGACCCCGCGCTCACGCTCGAGCGTCCGGGCGCCGATGCCGCGCCGCGGATCCTCGTCTCGCCACGGCCGGCGTCGACGGGAGCGGTCGCTCCCCTCCGGCTGCGCTCCACGCGGTTCGGTCGCGAGACCCCCGAGATCAAGCACACCGGGCTGTTCGGCTCGCTCTACCAGCGCCGGCTCGCCCAGCGCGCAGGGTTCGACGACGCCGTGTTTATCGACGACGCCGGGCAGCTCTCGGAAGGGCCGACGTGGAACATCGGATTTATCCGCGGTGACGCCGTCGTGTGGGCCGATGGCGACGCGTTGCCCGGCATCACACGCGCGCTGGTCGGTGGCACCTCGGAACCCGTGTCGCTCGCACACCTGCCCCAGCTGGACGCGGCGTTCGCGACGAGCTCGGGGGTCGGGATCCGACCGATCGCTTCGATCGACGGTCACACCTGGGAAACTGACCATCCCGTGTTCGACCAGCTCCGTGCGGCGTACGCTGCCGTTCCCCTCGAGCGCCTCTGA
- a CDS encoding HAD hydrolase family protein, giving the protein MVRKIADRDFAQANVDRQGDRRRSEAGRHGRGSRMLIATDLDGTLVPNDTVALPPFTASVLRRLDTAGVPVVFVTARPLRWMDAFWPHVGNHGIAIVSNGAITYDAHERRIVSLVGIGSDVGLEVCDAITGALPGARFAIECTDGIRLDPEYVEPYPAPGAPRGPLEKIWTDPAVKLLVRHPDVDADLLHDQIAAIVGDAATVTWSVSGLVEISAAGITKASALQSLCESLDVRSDDVIAFGDMPNDIPMIMWAGTSYAVANAHESVQMVAQHGAPSCADEGVAQVLDRLLKTTVPLTGE; this is encoded by the coding sequence ATGGTTCGAAAGATCGCAGATCGGGACTTTGCCCAGGCGAACGTGGATCGACAGGGTGATCGCCGACGCTCCGAGGCGGGAAGACATGGCCGCGGAAGTCGGATGCTGATCGCAACGGATCTCGACGGCACACTCGTGCCGAACGACACTGTCGCGTTGCCGCCGTTCACCGCGAGTGTGCTGCGCCGGCTGGACACCGCAGGAGTGCCAGTCGTCTTCGTCACAGCACGGCCGCTCCGCTGGATGGATGCCTTCTGGCCTCACGTCGGCAATCACGGCATAGCCATCGTCTCCAACGGCGCAATCACGTACGACGCACACGAGCGCCGGATCGTGTCGCTGGTCGGCATCGGCTCGGACGTGGGGTTGGAAGTCTGTGATGCGATCACCGGAGCGCTCCCTGGCGCCCGGTTCGCGATCGAGTGCACCGATGGCATCCGCCTCGACCCTGAGTACGTCGAGCCGTATCCCGCGCCCGGCGCACCGCGCGGCCCGCTCGAGAAGATCTGGACAGACCCCGCGGTCAAGCTTCTCGTGAGGCATCCAGACGTAGACGCCGATCTGCTCCACGATCAGATTGCTGCGATCGTCGGAGACGCCGCGACGGTCACCTGGTCTGTTTCCGGACTGGTGGAGATCAGCGCCGCCGGTATCACCAAGGCGAGCGCTCTCCAGAGCCTGTGCGAAAGCCTCGATGTCAGATCAGACGATGTCATCGCCTTCGGCGACATGCCCAACGACATCCCGATGATCATGTGGGCCGGGACAAGCTATGCAGTGGCGAACGCGCACGAGTCCGTCCAGATGGTCGCGCAGCACGGTGCGCCCTCGTGTGCCGATGAGGGCGTCGCTCAGGTGCTCGACCGGCTCCTCAAAACTACAGTTCCGTTGACAGGCGAATAG
- a CDS encoding NUDIX domain-containing protein: protein MPRSEYVESIRSRIGQDLLLLPGVTAVIREGERFLLARHEHSGLWSLIGGAVEPGEEPGEAVLREVMEETGAKIRATGIVGVYGGEPMMVEYPNGDRVGYITTAYECELLSDAEPDMEELLELGWFERSQIGTLPRRTWIDRVIADAPRREDMAAEVGC from the coding sequence ATGCCCCGGTCCGAGTACGTCGAGTCGATCCGCAGCCGCATCGGGCAGGATCTCCTGCTTTTGCCGGGGGTGACCGCCGTCATTCGCGAGGGAGAGAGGTTCCTGCTCGCCCGCCATGAGCACTCTGGACTGTGGAGCCTGATCGGTGGAGCGGTCGAGCCGGGGGAGGAACCGGGAGAGGCTGTGCTCCGAGAGGTGATGGAGGAGACCGGGGCGAAGATTCGCGCGACGGGAATCGTGGGCGTCTACGGCGGTGAGCCGATGATGGTCGAGTACCCCAACGGTGATCGCGTCGGCTACATCACGACCGCGTACGAATGTGAGCTCCTGAGCGATGCGGAGCCAGACATGGAGGAGCTCCTGGAGCTCGGATGGTTCGAAAGATCGCAGATCGGGACTTTGCCCAGGCGAACGTGGATCGACAGGGTGATCGCCGACGCTCCGAGGCGGGAAGACATGGCCGCGGAAGTCGGATGCTGA
- a CDS encoding nucleotidyltransferase domain-containing protein, translated as MDYVELTERFIEERFPGAEVAVIGGSTARGTRTKTSDIDLLLIGDEVFADGASSLAGAWEYDSEVFEVFAYTYDAYTKWARGGIAQYRPVIVDLLLDGQEVRGGDALTRLREEWGAKLAEGPPITDHELAMRRYAITDLIDDLRDATDPLEQNVVAWDLFEKVADLMLLTDKHWIGTGKYLARRLRELSVSRTEHLTSPLLQGDLITFADRAEQELMRAGGRVHAGFVR; from the coding sequence ATGGACTACGTCGAGCTGACTGAGCGCTTCATCGAGGAGAGGTTTCCCGGTGCCGAGGTTGCTGTGATCGGCGGGAGTACAGCCCGAGGCACTCGCACCAAGACGAGCGACATCGACCTGCTTCTGATCGGCGATGAGGTCTTCGCCGACGGCGCGTCCAGCCTCGCGGGCGCATGGGAGTACGACAGCGAGGTCTTCGAGGTGTTCGCTTACACCTACGACGCCTACACGAAGTGGGCGCGCGGCGGGATCGCGCAGTACCGTCCTGTGATCGTCGACTTGCTCCTCGACGGGCAGGAAGTGCGCGGTGGCGACGCCCTTACTCGACTCCGTGAGGAATGGGGCGCGAAGCTCGCCGAAGGTCCGCCGATAACCGACCATGAACTCGCGATGCGACGCTACGCGATCACGGACCTGATTGACGATCTTCGCGACGCAACCGATCCACTGGAGCAGAACGTCGTCGCGTGGGATCTTTTTGAGAAAGTCGCGGACCTGATGCTGCTCACCGACAAACACTGGATCGGCACGGGAAAGTACCTGGCGCGACGACTCCGGGAACTGAGCGTGAGCCGTACAGAACACCTCACGTCTCCCCTGCTGCAGGGAGATCTCATCACATTCGCGGACCGTGCTGAGCAGGAACTGATGCGCGCTGGCGGGCGAGTCCACGCAGGCTTCGTTCGCTGA
- a CDS encoding TniB family NTP-binding protein — protein MAGPSSAARITARCSAAIETEILRRLMLNQYKSHGKLGVIVSGEPNIGKTTTVSHIARRFERRRRDIGRAGGANSVPVIYVSVPPSCTPKLMLGEFAHFLGLPIRPHYNTGELMNTVASVISACGTELIIVDEIHNLNQKYKQMGEASDTLKQLSEKCPGTFVYAGVDVEASGLLDGTRGRQISSRFQIMHLHTFENTGKGKAAWADLLVAVESSLGLIDQQPAAILRHASHLHTATGGVIGDLTGMLQMLAIDAIDSGGERLDLDSVFGTVPAPVSGTASATT, from the coding sequence ATGGCTGGCCCATCGTCGGCCGCGCGCATAACGGCCCGGTGCTCCGCGGCGATCGAGACCGAGATCCTCCGGCGGCTGATGCTGAACCAGTACAAGTCGCACGGCAAACTCGGCGTCATCGTGTCGGGCGAACCGAACATCGGCAAGACCACGACGGTCTCACACATCGCCCGCCGCTTCGAGCGACGCCGCCGCGACATCGGCCGGGCCGGTGGTGCGAACTCCGTGCCAGTGATCTACGTGAGTGTGCCCCCGTCGTGCACGCCGAAGCTGATGCTCGGCGAGTTCGCGCACTTCCTCGGTCTCCCGATCCGCCCGCATTACAACACCGGCGAGCTGATGAACACCGTCGCGAGCGTGATCTCCGCATGCGGAACCGAGCTGATCATCGTGGACGAGATCCACAACCTCAACCAGAAGTACAAGCAGATGGGCGAAGCCTCCGACACGCTCAAGCAACTGTCCGAAAAGTGCCCGGGCACGTTCGTCTACGCCGGCGTAGACGTCGAAGCCAGCGGCCTGCTCGACGGCACCCGCGGACGCCAGATCAGCAGCAGGTTCCAAATCATGCACCTGCACACGTTTGAGAACACCGGTAAGGGCAAGGCGGCGTGGGCTGATCTACTGGTCGCGGTCGAGAGCTCCCTGGGGCTCATCGACCAGCAGCCCGCGGCGATCCTCCGCCACGCGAGCCACCTCCATACCGCGACCGGCGGCGTTATCGGCGACCTCACCGGGATGCTGCAGATGCTCGCGATCGACGCGATCGACAGCGGAGGCGAACGGCTCGATCTTGACAGCGTGTTCGGCACGGTTCCTGCACCCGTGTCCGGGACGGCATCCGCCACGACATGA
- a CDS encoding ABC transporter ATP-binding protein, whose amino-acid sequence MPCHRTEAQPETIIMDCYAYSSLHEYGIEPDALFGFDCENSFVMGDIDTSGIERVGQDGEIAARYADHVVAMKGGAVVGTGDPATVITEDLVADVFGLDARVIPDPESGSPLVVPRWRH is encoded by the coding sequence ATGCCTTGTCATCGGACAGAGGCGCAGCCCGAGACGATCATCATGGACTGCTACGCATACAGCTCGCTGCACGAGTACGGCATCGAGCCCGACGCGCTGTTCGGCTTCGATTGTGAGAACTCGTTCGTGATGGGCGACATCGACACCAGCGGCATCGAGCGCGTCGGCCAGGACGGCGAGATCGCCGCGCGCTACGCGGACCACGTCGTCGCCATGAAGGGCGGTGCTGTCGTGGGCACCGGCGATCCAGCGACCGTGATCACCGAGGATCTCGTCGCCGACGTGTTCGGCTTGGACGCGCGCGTGATCCCCGACCCGGAGTCCGGCAGTCCGCTCGTGGTGCCGCGCTGGCGGCACTGA
- a CDS encoding CPBP family intramembrane glutamic endopeptidase — protein sequence MNATDLFSPHDNRPGVPPTRVPWGPVGAFAAIALALGWLVCLPLWFGDGLASPFFQLFAAGLMATPTIAALIITFIAVPKGGRARYLGLLPFRPVSRKIWLILLWPVIFLAVAFGAMFLASALGWLTIDGELATLSAQLGGADVDVFLIIQFLSLPLIVIQATITAFGEELGWRGYLTTALSPLGFWPSSAIIGVVWGLWHAPIILLGYNFGRTDALGLVYMVIFCLLVGVILQWSRYFTRSVWPAAVGHGALNATFTYPLLWATPDLDPLLGSAVGVPGWILLAVVIGVLLVTRAFRPERDWTPKADPRASSD from the coding sequence ATGAACGCCACCGATCTCTTCTCGCCCCATGACAACCGCCCCGGCGTGCCACCTACGCGTGTGCCCTGGGGGCCCGTCGGCGCGTTCGCCGCGATCGCACTCGCACTGGGCTGGCTCGTCTGCCTTCCCCTCTGGTTCGGCGACGGCCTCGCCTCCCCGTTCTTCCAGCTCTTCGCGGCCGGGCTCATGGCCACCCCAACCATCGCGGCCCTCATCATCACGTTCATCGCCGTCCCCAAGGGCGGCCGCGCACGCTACCTCGGCCTGCTGCCGTTCCGGCCCGTGTCGCGCAAGATCTGGCTCATCCTGCTGTGGCCGGTCATCTTCCTCGCCGTCGCCTTCGGTGCGATGTTCCTTGCCTCGGCCCTCGGGTGGCTCACGATCGATGGCGAACTCGCGACGCTCTCCGCCCAGCTGGGCGGCGCCGACGTCGACGTGTTCCTCATCATCCAGTTCCTCTCCCTGCCGCTCATCGTGATCCAGGCCACCATCACTGCCTTCGGCGAGGAGCTCGGCTGGCGCGGCTACCTCACGACGGCGCTGTCGCCGCTCGGGTTCTGGCCGTCGTCCGCGATCATCGGCGTCGTCTGGGGCCTGTGGCACGCGCCGATCATCCTGCTCGGCTACAACTTCGGTCGCACCGACGCGCTCGGGCTCGTGTACATGGTGATCTTCTGCCTGCTCGTCGGCGTGATCCTCCAGTGGAGCCGTTACTTCACCCGCAGCGTGTGGCCGGCCGCAGTCGGGCATGGCGCCCTCAACGCGACCTTCACCTACCCGCTCCTCTGGGCGACGCCTGACCTGGATCCGCTGCTGGGCTCCGCCGTCGGGGTGCCGGGATGGATCCTGCTCGCCGTCGTCATCGGCGTGCTTCTCGTCACCCGGGCGTTCCGCCCCGAGCGCGACTGGACGCCGAAGGCGGATCCGCGCGCGAGCTCCGACTGA
- a CDS encoding SMP-30/gluconolactonase/LRE family protein has translation MTGTDAPHVRGPGRWIGDPATFHGEGAFWDDDADVLRHVDMLAGGVITWDGDEASRRTLGDVAAVIRRRERGGFVVALQQGFALLDDALDSVREIPVFDDARIRMNEGACDPRGRLFCGTMAYDATPGAGTLYRLDADLTVAPVLHDLTIPNGLVWTPDGRSALHVDTPAATVYRYAYDLETGIFGDREVHLDLGDEPGKPDGMAADDEGGLWIALWGGACVRRYDADGRCTDTIPLDVTNPTSCAFGGPEGRTLFITSSKQGIDVDAEAHAGLVYEIETTLQGAPVHRFAG, from the coding sequence ATGACGGGAACCGACGCCCCGCACGTGCGCGGGCCCGGTCGCTGGATCGGCGACCCCGCGACGTTTCACGGCGAAGGCGCGTTCTGGGACGACGACGCCGATGTCCTGCGGCACGTGGACATGCTCGCGGGTGGCGTCATCACCTGGGACGGCGACGAAGCATCGCGGCGCACCCTCGGCGACGTCGCCGCGGTGATCCGGCGACGCGAGCGCGGCGGCTTCGTCGTCGCCCTCCAACAGGGGTTCGCCCTTCTGGACGACGCGCTCGACAGCGTGCGAGAGATCCCCGTCTTCGACGATGCGCGGATCCGCATGAACGAGGGCGCGTGCGATCCGCGCGGCCGTCTCTTCTGCGGAACGATGGCGTATGACGCCACGCCCGGCGCCGGCACGCTCTACCGCCTCGACGCCGACCTCACGGTCGCGCCGGTGCTGCACGACCTCACGATTCCCAACGGTCTCGTCTGGACTCCCGACGGCCGCAGCGCACTGCACGTGGACACCCCCGCCGCGACGGTGTACCGGTACGCGTATGACCTCGAGACCGGAATCTTCGGCGACCGCGAGGTTCACCTTGACCTCGGCGACGAGCCCGGGAAACCGGACGGTATGGCGGCTGACGACGAGGGCGGCCTCTGGATCGCCCTCTGGGGCGGGGCGTGCGTCCGCCGGTATGACGCCGACGGGCGCTGCACCGACACCATTCCTCTCGACGTGACCAACCCCACCTCGTGCGCGTTCGGCGGACCGGAGGGACGCACGCTGTTCATCACGTCGTCGAAGCAGGGGATCGACGTCGACGCGGAAGCTCACGCCGGGCTCGTGTACGAGATCGAGACGACCCTGCAGGGCGCTCCCGTGCACCGGTTCGCCGGGTAA
- the dnaB gene encoding replicative DNA helicase, translating into MSINDVVTERLDGGQPAHERTPPHDLLSEQSTLGGMLLSKDAVADVVETLRGGDFYIPKHEVIFEAILSLYSHGEPTDVITVTDELMKTGDLQRAGGVDYLHSLTSIVPTAANAGYYASIVQERALLRRLVDAGTRIVQMGYSGEGEAVELVNQAQAEVYSVTGQDQTEDYVPLEVAVSAALEEIEMAKGRDGQMTGVPTGFKDLDELTNGLHAGQMIVVAARPAMGKSTLALDFARASAIKHDQPAIFFSLEMGKTEIAMRLLSAEGQIPLQKLRKGDLDSRDWTTLASTRGRINDAPLYVDDSPNMTLVEIRAKCRRLKQRVGLKMIIIDYLQLMTSGKKVESRQQEVSEFSRALKLMAKELQVPVIALSQLNRGSEQRQDKRPMVSDLRESGSIEQDADMVILLHRDEVYDRQSRPGEADLIVAKHRNGPTADIAVAFQGHYSRFHDMVHMDAGFGDE; encoded by the coding sequence GTGTCGATCAACGACGTCGTGACCGAGCGTCTGGACGGCGGGCAGCCGGCTCACGAGCGCACGCCGCCCCACGACCTGTTGAGCGAGCAGTCGACCCTCGGCGGAATGCTGCTGTCGAAGGACGCCGTCGCTGATGTCGTCGAGACGCTGCGCGGCGGTGACTTCTACATCCCGAAGCACGAGGTGATCTTCGAGGCGATCCTCTCGCTCTATTCGCACGGCGAGCCGACCGACGTCATCACCGTCACCGATGAGCTGATGAAGACCGGCGACTTGCAGCGTGCCGGTGGCGTCGACTACCTCCACTCGCTGACGTCGATCGTGCCGACGGCGGCCAACGCCGGATATTACGCATCGATCGTGCAGGAGCGCGCGCTGCTGCGTCGCCTCGTTGACGCTGGCACGCGCATCGTGCAGATGGGCTATAGCGGCGAGGGAGAAGCCGTCGAGCTCGTCAACCAGGCCCAGGCCGAGGTCTACTCCGTCACGGGACAGGATCAGACCGAGGACTACGTCCCGCTCGAGGTCGCGGTCTCCGCCGCCCTCGAGGAGATCGAGATGGCCAAGGGCCGCGACGGCCAGATGACGGGCGTGCCGACGGGGTTCAAAGACCTCGACGAGCTGACGAACGGCCTGCACGCCGGCCAGATGATCGTCGTCGCCGCACGACCGGCTATGGGTAAATCAACCCTGGCTCTCGATTTCGCTCGGGCGTCCGCGATCAAGCATGACCAGCCCGCGATCTTCTTCTCGCTCGAGATGGGCAAGACCGAGATCGCGATGCGCCTGCTCAGCGCCGAGGGCCAGATCCCGCTGCAGAAGCTGCGCAAGGGCGACCTCGATTCGCGTGACTGGACGACGCTGGCGTCGACGCGTGGCCGCATCAACGACGCACCGCTCTACGTCGACGACAGTCCGAACATGACGCTCGTCGAGATTCGTGCGAAGTGCCGACGCCTCAAGCAGCGCGTCGGTCTGAAGATGATCATCATCGACTATCTCCAGCTCATGACGAGCGGTAAGAAGGTCGAGTCACGTCAGCAGGAGGTCTCGGAGTTCTCCCGTGCGCTCAAGCTGATGGCGAAGGAGCTGCAGGTGCCGGTCATCGCGCTGTCGCAGCTGAACCGAGGATCCGAGCAGCGCCAGGACAAGCGCCCAATGGTCAGCGACCTGCGCGAATCGGGATCGATCGAGCAGGACGCCGATATGGTGATCCTCCTCCACCGCGACGAGGTGTACGACCGGCAGTCGCGCCCCGGCGAGGCCGACCTGATCGTCGCGAAGCACCGTAACGGCCCCACGGCCGACATCGCGGTCGCGTTCCAGGGCCATTACAGCCGCTTCCACGACATGGTGCACATGGACGCGGGCTTCGGTGACGAGTAG
- the rplI gene encoding 50S ribosomal protein L9, whose translation MSKLILTHEVDGLGSAGDVIEVKDGYARNYLIPQGFAVTWTRGGQKQVDQIRAARESRAIATHEEAEELKQKLEQARVKVTVKAGAEGRLFGSVKPADVANAVAEAGLGDLDKRRVTLPSPIKAVGDHEALVRLHDNVTAVINLQVIAQKK comes from the coding sequence ATGTCGAAGCTGATTCTCACGCATGAGGTCGACGGGCTGGGTAGCGCCGGTGACGTGATCGAGGTCAAGGACGGGTACGCCCGTAACTACCTCATTCCGCAGGGCTTCGCCGTCACGTGGACGCGCGGCGGCCAGAAGCAGGTGGACCAGATCCGCGCTGCACGCGAGTCGCGCGCGATCGCCACTCACGAAGAGGCCGAGGAGCTCAAGCAGAAGCTCGAGCAGGCCCGCGTCAAGGTGACGGTCAAGGCCGGCGCCGAGGGGCGCCTGTTCGGATCCGTCAAGCCGGCCGACGTCGCGAACGCCGTTGCGGAGGCGGGTCTCGGAGACCTCGACAAGCGTCGTGTGACGCTGCCGTCGCCGATCAAGGCCGTCGGTGACCACGAGGCGCTCGTGCGTCTTCACGACAACGTGACCGCCGTGATCAACCTGCAGGTCATCGCGCAGAAGAAGTAG
- the rpsR gene encoding 30S ribosomal protein S18 produces the protein MAGKSSGDRRKTRKGAKNAAPAKHIRVGVIDYKDVATLRKFISERGKIRARRITGVSVQEQRLIARAIKNAREMALLPYAGAGR, from the coding sequence ATGGCTGGAAAGTCGAGCGGCGATCGCCGCAAGACGCGGAAGGGCGCGAAGAACGCCGCCCCCGCGAAGCACATTCGGGTCGGCGTCATTGACTACAAGGATGTCGCGACCCTTCGCAAGTTCATCTCGGAGCGCGGCAAGATCCGTGCCCGTCGTATCACCGGTGTTTCGGTTCAGGAGCAGCGCCTCATCGCCCGCGCGATCAAGAACGCGCGCGAGATGGCTCTCCTGCCGTACGCCGGCGCAGGCCGGTAA
- a CDS encoding single-stranded DNA-binding protein, with protein MAGETVITVVGNLTADPELRYTQSGIPVANFTIASTPRTFDRASGEWKDGEALFLRASVWRDFAEHVAGSMTKGMRVIAQGNLRQRNYETREGERRTSIELDVQEIGPSLRYATAQVTRAASSGNYGRGGNSGQVSGGQQAPQQSSDEPWATPGSSGGDAWSTPGSFSDDTPF; from the coding sequence ATGGCAGGCGAAACCGTTATCACCGTCGTAGGCAATCTGACCGCCGATCCCGAGCTGCGGTACACGCAGTCCGGGATCCCCGTGGCGAACTTCACGATCGCTTCGACCCCGCGCACGTTCGATCGCGCGTCGGGCGAGTGGAAGGACGGCGAAGCCCTGTTCTTGCGCGCCAGTGTCTGGCGCGACTTCGCCGAGCACGTCGCCGGGTCCATGACGAAGGGCATGCGCGTGATCGCGCAGGGCAACCTCCGTCAGCGGAACTATGAGACGCGTGAGGGCGAGCGACGCACCTCGATCGAACTGGACGTCCAGGAGATCGGTCCGTCGTTGCGCTACGCCACGGCACAGGTCACCCGTGCGGCGAGCAGCGGAAACTATGGCCGGGGCGGAAACTCCGGTCAGGTCTCCGGTGGTCAGCAGGCTCCGCAGCAGTCCTCCGACGAGCCCTGGGCGACGCCCGGCTCGTCCGGCGGTGACGCGTGGAGCACTCCGGGGTCGTTCTCTGACGACACCCCGTTCTAA
- the rpsF gene encoding 30S ribosomal protein S6 has product MMVIIQPEVDERQVPAYLDKYLKVITDAKGTIENVDIWGKRKFAYEIQKKTEGIYAVVDFTATSDATHELDRQLGLADDVMRTKILRAEEAIAMVASEAKRAEAKAARKSAAKA; this is encoded by the coding sequence ATGATGGTTATCATCCAGCCTGAGGTGGACGAGCGCCAGGTTCCCGCGTACCTCGATAAGTACCTCAAGGTCATCACTGACGCCAAGGGCACGATCGAGAACGTGGACATCTGGGGCAAGCGCAAGTTCGCCTACGAGATCCAGAAGAAGACCGAGGGCATCTACGCCGTCGTCGACTTCACGGCCACCAGCGACGCCACGCATGAGCTCGACCGCCAGCTCGGTCTTGCCGATGACGTGATGCGCACCAAGATCCTTCGTGCGGAAGAGGCCATCGCGATGGTCGCCTCCGAGGCCAAGCGGGCCGAAGCGAAGGCTGCACGCAAGTCTGCGGCGAAGGCCTAA
- a CDS encoding mechanosensitive ion channel produces MSFSDIDWVGILGKVVLAIVIIAATWILAAVVRWAIGKLVSRVTFLQREGNDGKAVGDSIGSVASLLVWLFGLMAVLQLFSLTQVLEPIQSLLQGVLGFLPNLIGATFVFVIGFVVAKIVRQLVETALGAVNFTKLTRKASAGANTVVNEASGAPADPTQVPVGDPAPPKTGLSNIPNVVGNLVFAIILIVVAIAALQILGISAISDPAEQMLQMFLTALPAIIAAALILGLGYLISSFLGGLLETTLGGLGVDRSVAKLEILPAGASATKIITRIVQVAIMVFFAIMATRALGFPEVTQILNEVLELGGRVLFGGVIIAAGFLIANLIVKFMGKGTPATVIKWATIALFTAMGLSYMGIADEIITLAFGAVVVGGALAAALAYGLGGRQAAAESLEKLKVKKAADPTE; encoded by the coding sequence ATGAGTTTCTCTGACATCGACTGGGTGGGCATCCTCGGCAAGGTTGTCCTCGCGATCGTCATCATCGCGGCGACATGGATTCTTGCCGCCGTCGTACGGTGGGCCATCGGCAAGCTCGTCTCGCGGGTGACGTTCCTGCAGCGCGAAGGCAACGACGGCAAGGCCGTCGGCGACTCGATCGGATCCGTCGCCTCCCTGCTCGTCTGGCTGTTCGGCCTGATGGCAGTCCTCCAGCTCTTCTCGCTCACGCAGGTCCTCGAGCCCATCCAGTCGTTGCTCCAGGGGGTCCTCGGCTTCCTGCCCAACCTCATCGGTGCGACGTTCGTCTTCGTCATCGGCTTCGTCGTGGCGAAGATCGTGCGCCAGCTCGTCGAAACCGCGCTCGGCGCGGTGAACTTCACGAAGCTGACGCGCAAGGCCTCGGCGGGCGCGAACACCGTCGTGAACGAGGCGTCCGGCGCCCCCGCCGATCCGACTCAGGTCCCGGTCGGTGACCCGGCCCCGCCGAAGACCGGCCTGTCGAACATCCCGAACGTCGTCGGCAACCTCGTGTTCGCGATCATCCTGATCGTCGTCGCGATCGCGGCGCTGCAGATCCTCGGCATCTCGGCGATCTCCGATCCCGCCGAGCAGATGCTGCAGATGTTCCTCACGGCGTTGCCGGCGATCATCGCGGCCGCGCTCATCCTCGGCCTCGGCTACCTCATCTCGTCGTTCCTCGGCGGACTGCTCGAAACGACGCTCGGCGGCCTCGGCGTGGACCGCTCAGTCGCGAAGCTCGAGATCCTGCCGGCCGGCGCCAGCGCGACGAAGATCATCACGCGCATCGTGCAGGTCGCGATCATGGTGTTCTTCGCGATCATGGCCACGCGCGCGCTCGGCTTCCCCGAGGTCACCCAGATCCTCAACGAGGTCCTTGAGCTCGGCGGCCGCGTCCTGTTCGGCGGCGTCATCATCGCCGCGGGCTTCCTCATCGCGAACCTCATCGTGAAGTTCATGGGCAAGGGCACGCCCGCGACCGTCATCAAGTGGGCGACGATCGCCCTGTTCACGGCGATGGGCCTGAGCTACATGGGCATCGCCGACGAGATCATCACCCTCGCGTTCGGCGCGGTCGTCGTCGGCGGTGCGCTCGCCGCGGCGCTTGCCTACGGCCTCGGCGGCCGGCAGGCCGCGGCCGAGTCGCTCGAGAAGTTGAAGGTGAAGAAGGCAGCGGATCCAACGGAGTAG